The Blastomonas sp. SL216 DNA window GTCCGCAGCGCCTGCGCCAGCACCGCACTTGCCTTGGCGTCGGAGAAATGCGTGAGCGTGTATCCGGGACGGATCTTGCCCTTGAACGGGTCGTCGCCGAGAATGCCGTTGATGTCGAGGCCGATCCCCGCCCCTGTCAGAGCATTGTTGAAGGCGGCTCCCGAACCGGTCAGCTGCAGTTCGTTGCGCTCCTTGGTGCGATTGTCATATTGGGCCCCGAAGCGAAAGGTGGTGTCGCCGAATACTGATGTCTTCACTGCGAAATCCAGCTTGCCGGTATAGGCTTCCGTGATATCGAGCGCGATCAACGATATCGCCGATGAGATGCTGTTGGGGAAATCCTGATAGGCATTGACGGCCGCGCCCCTGGAGAAAACACCTGCAGCGCTGCGCAACGTCCTGAAAAGACGGATTTGCGAATTGCCCGGATCGCGCAGATCATAATCTGCCGTCACCCGGTTGACGCCGCCCACGCCATTGGTGCCAAAGCCAGGGCTTTGATAGGTCAGCAGATAGGGCTGGCTGCGATCATCTTCAGAGCGGGTATAATTGCCGCGCCATTTGATCGTCCAATTGCCGAATTCGTGATCACCACCCAGCGTATTGGTAAATACAGTCTGGCTGTAGTCAGTCTTGCGGAACCGTGCGTCGAAATCGACGCCGTATAGCGTGCCGACAAACGGCGTATTGCCGGTACAGATATCGGCGTAGCCGGTGGTGAAGGCTGCAGGCGGCTGGACACCGGTGGTGGTGCAGGCTGCGGTGCTGTTGGGCACCCGGCTTTGCTGATCGTCGGCATCAATGCGGTAATTGTCGCGCAGCTCCTTATCCGCGAAGACGGTGTATACCGAGCTCAGGAACAGCTTGTTCTGGCTGTCGGGTCGCCATTCGACCTTGGCCGATCCGGAATAGTTCTTGCGGGTCAGGCGATAGAATTTGTTCTCGATCTCGCGCGCCCAGACGCGCGGGCCGGTTTCGCCAGCCCCAAGCGGACGGAGATCGCGATCGACCTCTTCCCAGTCGATCTCGAAATTGTCGGTGACCATGTCCCGCTGGTAATAGCTGCCGGACACCAGCACTCCGATATCGCCGATGCTGGTTTCCCAGCGGTTCGACAGAACCAGCGAGGCTTCATATTCGCCGCGCCCGCCCAATTCGACCCGGCCCATACCGGCCTTTCCGGCGACATGAAAACCGCGATAATCAAATGGCGAGCGCGTGACGATGTTGACATTGCCGGCAATCGTTTCGCCATTGAGGTCCGGCGTCACCGCCTTCTGGACCACGACTTGCGATGCCAGCGCAGAAGGAATGGAATCGAAGCGGGCATCACGGCCTTCGGGGCTGATCACGAAAATCCCGTCGAACGACAACGTCGTCCAGTTCAGCGGCGAGCCGCGCAGGTTGATATAGCGGGCCTGGCCCTGGTCCCGCTGCACACCGATGCCGGGCAGGCGGCTGACGGCCTGGGCGATATTCTGGTCAGGCAAACGACCGATCGAGTCCGATGCCAGAACGCTCACCAGCGAATCGGACTCCTTCTGCGCCCGCAGCGCTGCAATCTCCGATTCGGCAATCGGCCGCGAACCGCGCACGATGATGTCGCCTTCGCTGTTCTCCGCCTCTGGCTGTGCTTCGGCATTCTGCGCCGATGCAACCGAGGGGATCAATGCAACGGCAGCAATGCTGCTCAACATGACCAGACGTGCACGCGACGATGCGCGCGAGCGACAACCCGAAAAACCATTCATATGGAAATGCCCCCGACTCAATCGGCGAAAGGTCCGCCGTTGCTGCGCCCGCTAACAGCGATCAAAGACGGATGGATGAAAGTCACGTTTCAGTTTTGCGTCAGTTTGTACGCAAAAC harbors:
- a CDS encoding TonB-dependent receptor — translated: MNGFSGCRSRASSRARLVMLSSIAAVALIPSVASAQNAEAQPEAENSEGDIIVRGSRPIAESEIAALRAQKESDSLVSVLASDSIGRLPDQNIAQAVSRLPGIGVQRDQGQARYINLRGSPLNWTTLSFDGIFVISPEGRDARFDSIPSALASQVVVQKAVTPDLNGETIAGNVNIVTRSPFDYRGFHVAGKAGMGRVELGGRGEYEASLVLSNRWETSIGDIGVLVSGSYYQRDMVTDNFEIDWEEVDRDLRPLGAGETGPRVWAREIENKFYRLTRKNYSGSAKVEWRPDSQNKLFLSSVYTVFADKELRDNYRIDADDQQSRVPNSTAACTTTGVQPPAAFTTGYADICTGNTPFVGTLYGVDFDARFRKTDYSQTVFTNTLGGDHEFGNWTIKWRGNYTRSEDDRSQPYLLTYQSPGFGTNGVGGVNRVTADYDLRDPGNSQIRLFRTLRSAAGVFSRGAAVNAYQDFPNSISSAISLIALDITEAYTGKLDFAVKTSVFGDTTFRFGAQYDNRTKERNELQLTGSGAAFNNALTGAGIGLDINGILGDDPFKGKIRPGYTLTHFSDAKASAVLAQALRTGTFAPVLANFYNVGEEIWAGYAMGTTRFDWGNVVYGARIEHIQNDGSAFVTLPGQGTSLVSVGSSQTLVFPSAHINWDVRDDMKVRLSFNTGAARADYDVLRPSFTVNDANETISGGNPFAEPEKAMGVDLYWEWYIPRGGFVSLGVFYKDVRDVLFDDSRVFGSNALNAGGIDRSQYILNTIVNGGDGYIYGAEGALALQLGNFLADDSWIGGFGIQANITYNKSEATTPDGRKVRFPGTSKFVYNVGPYYEKYGFSARLSYQRRTSWFSEIGGQDTGGDLFWATDDELDASARYSVTPNFEVYFDASNLLNGPGRRFAGTSQRTLERETFGRRYTGGIRITF